Proteins from a genomic interval of Canis lupus familiaris isolate Mischka breed German Shepherd chromosome 33, alternate assembly UU_Cfam_GSD_1.0, whole genome shotgun sequence:
- the LOC119877844 gene encoding leucine-rich repeat-containing protein 15: MLQPRGRSCCRCLWSAAGGRRAAETMPLKHYLLLLVGCQAWSAGLAYYGCPSECTCSRASQVECTGARIVAVPAPLPWNAMSLQILNTHITELNESPFLNISALIALRIEKNELSHIMPGAFRNLGSLRYLSLANNKLQVLPIGLFQGLNNLESLLLSSNQLVQIQPAHFSQFSNLKELQLHGNHLEYIPDGVFDHLVGLTKLNLGKNSLTHLSPRIFQRLGNLQVLRLYENRLSEIPMGTFDGCGNLQELALQQNQIGMLSPGLFHNNRNLQKLYLSNNHISQLPPGIFMQLPQLNRLTLFGNSLKELSPGIFGPMHNLRELWLYDNHITSLPDNVFSNLHQLQVLILSRNQINYISPDAFNGLVELRELSLHTNALQELDGSVFRMLVNLQNISLQNNRLRQLPGNIFANVNGLMTIQLQNNQLENLPMGIFDHLGNLCELRLYDNPWRCDSDILPLHNWLLLNKPRLGTDTLPVCFSPPSVRGQSLIIINVNVAVPSVQVPMIPEVPSYPETPQYPDTPSFPDTTSVSTTEFTSPVEDYTDLTTIEVTDDRSTWGMTQAQSGLAIAAIVIGIIALACSLVACICCCCCKKRNHTVLMQMKAPNEC; this comes from the coding sequence AGACCATGCCGCTGAAACACTACCTTCTTTTGCTGGTGGGCTGCCAGGCCTGGAGCGCGGGGCTGGCCTACTACGGCTGCCCAAGTGAGTGCACCTGCTCCAGAGCCTCCCAGGTGGAGTGCACTGGGGCGCGCATCGTGGCAGTGCCCGCTCCCCTGCCCTGGAACGCCATGAGCCTGCAGATCCTCAACACGCACATCACTGAACTCAACGAGTCCCCGTTCCTCAACATCTCGGCCCTCATTGCCCTGAGGATTGAGAAGAATGAGCTGTCCCACATCATGCCTGGTGCCTTCCGCAACCTAGGGTCACTGCGTTACCTCAGCCTTGCCAACAACAAGCTTCAGGTTCTGCCTATTGGCCTCTTCCAGGGCTTGAACAACCTCGAGTCACTCCTTCTGTCCAGCAACCAGCTGGTGCAGATCCAGCCAGCACACTTCTCCCAGTTCAGCAACCTCAAAGAGCTGCAGCTGCATGGCAACCACCTGGAATATATCCCCGACGGTGTCTTTGACCACCTGGTGGGCCTCACGAAGCTCAATCTAGGCAAGAATAGCCTCACCCACCTCTCGCCCAGGATCTTTCAGCGCCTGGGCAACCTCCAGGTCCTCCGACTGTATGAGAACAGGCTCTCAGAAATCCCTATGGGCACATTTGATGGATGTGGGAACCTCCAGGAGCTGGCCCTACAGCAAAACCAGATTGGTATGCTCTCCCCTGGCCTCTTCCACAACAACCGTAACCTCCAGAAGCTCTATCTGTCCAACAACCACATCTCTCAGTTGCCCCCTGGCATCTTCATGCAGCTGCCCCAGCTCAACCGTCTTACGCTTTTTGGGAATTCCCTGAAGGAGCTCTCACCAGGGATCTTTGGGCCCATGCACAATCTGCGTGAGCTCTGGCTCTACGACAACCACATCACTTCTCTGCCTGACAACGTCTTCAGCAACCTCCACCAGCTGCAGGTCCTGATCCTCAGCCGCAACCAGATCAACTACATCTCCCCAGATGCCTTCAATGGGCTGGTGGAGCTGCGGGAGCTGTCCCTCCACACCAACGCGCTGCAAGAGCTGGACGGGAGCGTCTTCCGCATGTTGGTCAACCTGCAGAACATCTCCTTGCAGAACAACCGCCTCAGACAGCTCCCGGGGAATATCTTCGCCAATGTCAACGGCCTCATGACCATCCAGCTGCAGAACAACCAGCTGGAGAACCTGCCCATGGGCATCTTTGATCACCTGGGGAACCTGTGTGAGCTGAGGCTCTATGACAACCCCTGGAGGTGTGACTCAGACATCCTTCCACTCCACAACTGGCTCCTGCTCAACAAACCCAGGTTGGGGACAGACACTCTCCCAGTATGTTTCAGCCCACCCAGTGTCCGAGGCCAGTCCCTCATCATCATCAACGTCAACGTTGCTGTCCCCAGTGTCCAGGTCCCAATGATCCCCGAGGTGCCCAGCTACCCGGAAACACCACAGTACCCAGACACACCCAGCTTCCCTGATACCACCTCCGTCTCCACTACTGAGTTCACCAGCCCTGTGGAGGACTACACTGATCTGACCACCATTGAGGTCACTGACGACCGCAGCACGTGGGGCATGACCCAGGCCCAGAGCGGGCTGGCCATTGCTGCCATTGTTATTGGCATCATTGCCCTGGCCTGTTCCCTGGTTGCCTGCATCTGCTGTTGCTGTTGCAAGAAGAGGAACCACACGGTCCTGATGCAGATGAAGGCGCCCAACGAGTGTTGA
- the CPN2 gene encoding carboxypeptidase N subunit 2 → MLPRAWLRWACLLLLARCARPCPAGCDCFAQELFCSDAGLAAVPPDIPPLATDIVFVETSLSALGSRAFSGSPNLTKVVFLNAPLQHLGPDAFGGLPRLQDLEVTGGAFTNLSSAAFSNLTSLGKFTFNFNLLEALPEGLFGHMEALESLQLQGNRLQSLPRRLFQPLTRLQSLNLAQNLLAHLPEGLFDPLGSLQTLRLSDNALSGLPPGVFGGLHSLRELFLDGNSISELPPGVFSRLFRLEQLWLQRNAIGHLPLSVFSSLGNLTFLSLQGNALRVLPAGLFAPTPGLLVLSLSYNKLEAVSEGAFANLSSLSSLTLSHNAITHLPAGVFRGLEGLVKLYLGSNNLTALHPTLFQNLSNLELLSLSRNLLTTLPTGIFDSNYNLFNLALHGNPWQCDCHLAYLFQWLYQYSDRLFNIQTYCAGPAYLKGQVLPALKEEQLVCPVTRDHLGFQAPGPGHGDPGSSWDLGVEERAVWSRCTYSNPEGTVVLACDEARCRWLNIQLSPRQGSGPPGMTYNASQGWDLKSSCGSVRVTVAIEAQPGGH, encoded by the coding sequence ATGCTGCCCCGGGCCTGGCTGCGCTgggcctgcctcctgctcctggcCCGGTGCGCCCGGCCCTGCCCTGCGGGCTGCGACTGCTTCGCACAGGAGCTCTTCTGCTCCGACGCCGGGCTGGCTGCCGTCCCGCCCGACATCCCGCCGCTCGCCACCGACATCGTCTTCGTGGAGACGTCGCTCAGCGCGCTCGGGTCCAGGGCCTTCAGCGGCAGCCCCAACCTGACCAAGGTGGTCTTCCTCAACGCCCCGCTCCAGCACCTCGGGCCGGACGCCTTCGGGGGGCTGCCCAGGCTGCAGGACCTTGAGGTCACGGGCGGAGCCTTCACCAACCTCAGCTCCGCCGCCTTCTCCAACCTGACCTCGCTGGGCAAGTTCACGTTCAACTTCAACCTGCTGGAGGCTCTGCCCGAGGGCCTCTTCGGCCACATGGAAGCCCTGGAGTCTCTCCAGCTGCAGGGCAACCGGCTCCAGAGCCTGCCCAGGAGGCTCTTCCAGCCTCTGACGCGTCTGCAGAGCCTCAACCTGGCTCAGAACCTGCTGGCCCACTTGCCCGAGGGGCTGTTTGACCCCCTGGGCAGCCTGCAGACCCTGAGGCTGAGCGACAATGCGCTCTCCGGCCTGCCCCCGGGCGTGTTCGGTGGCCTGCACAGCCTTCGGGAGCTCTTCCTGGACGGCAACTCCATCTCGGAGCTGCCCCCGGGGGTGTTCTCCCGGCTCTTCCGGCTGGAGCAGCTGTGGCTGCAGCGCAATGCTATCGGGCACCTGCCCCTGTCGGTCTTCTCCTCCCTGGGCAACCTGACCTTCCTGAGCCTGCAGGGGAACGCGCTGCGGGTGCTGCCCGCCGGCCTCTTCGCCCCTACCCCTGGCCTGCTGGTCCTGTCTCTGTCCTACAACAAGCTGGAGGCTGTCAGCGAGGGCGCCTTTGCCAACCTGTCCAGCCTCAGTTCCCTGACGCTGTCACACAACGCCATTACCCACCTCCCGGCCGGCGTCTTCAGAGGCCTTGAGGGGCTGGTTAAGCTCTACTTGGGCAGCAACAACCTGACAGCCCTGCACCCAACCCTCTTCCAGAACCTGTCCAATCTGGAACTGCTCAGTCTGTCTAGGAACCTCCTGACCACACTCCCCACGGGCATCTTCGACAGCAACTACAACCTGTTCAACCTGGCCCTGCACGGCAACCCCTGGCAATGCGACTGCCACCTGGCCTACCTCTTTCAGTGGCTGTACCAGTACAGCGACCGGCTCTTCAACATCCAGACCTACTGTGCGGGCCCCGCCTATCTGAAGGGCCAGGTGTTGCCTGCCCTAAAGGAGGAGCAGCTGGTGTGTCCTGTCACTCGGGATCACTTGGGCTTccaggccccggggccggggcacGGGGACCCAGGGAGCAGCTGGGACCTGGGGGTGGAGGAAAGGGCTGTCTGGAGCCGGTGCACCTACAGCAACCCCGAGGGCACCGTGGTGCTTGCCTGTGACGAGGCCCGGTGTCGCTGGCTAA